From Flavobacterium lipolyticum, one genomic window encodes:
- a CDS encoding TlpA family protein disulfide reductase: protein MKKTLLILGFLCCAVTSSKAQVVGTDIGDIAPEIDLPDTKGNNIVLSSLRGEFVLVDFWASWCGPCIKEQPELIKLYNTYSGKFSIYSVSMDTKKALWTGAIAKQKLPWTQVSDLKYWNSPVIGDYMLQSVPLNFLIDKNGIILAKNIHGNALNEMLKNLLTAQ from the coding sequence ATGAAAAAAACACTACTTATTTTAGGTTTCCTATGCTGTGCTGTCACGAGTTCGAAAGCTCAGGTGGTAGGAACCGACATTGGCGACATTGCTCCCGAAATTGATTTGCCGGATACAAAAGGAAATAATATTGTGCTTTCTTCCTTAAGAGGAGAGTTTGTTTTAGTCGACTTTTGGGCATCGTGGTGCGGTCCCTGCATAAAAGAACAGCCCGAATTGATAAAACTGTATAACACTTATTCCGGTAAGTTTTCTATTTACAGTGTTTCAATGGATACGAAGAAAGCTCTTTGGACCGGAGCCATTGCAAAACAAAAACTGCCATGGACTCAGGTAAGCGACTTAAAATATTGGAATTCTCCGGTTATTGGCGATTATATGCTTCAATCAGTGCCTTTGAATTTTCTGATCGATAAAAATGGAATTATACTGGCAAAAAACATTCACGGAAACGCATTGAACGAAATGTTGAAAAACTTACTTACGGCTCAGTAA
- a CDS encoding NAD(P)-dependent alcohol dehydrogenase translates to MEVKNIKAFGTEAADAPLQTLDIQRRAVLAHDVEIEILYCGICHSDLHSARNEWHGTIYPIVPGHEIVGRVTKVGGHVKNFKVGDLAGVGCMVDSCRECEHCKGDLEQFCDAGSTLTFNSPDTHLGGHTFGGYSQSIVVDENYVLHISDKLDLAGVAPLLCAGITTYSPLRHWNVGPGQKVGIVGIGGLGHMGIKLAKAMGAHVVVFTTSLSKTEDAKRLGADEVVLSTDPEQMAKYTKSLNFILDCVSAEHNIDAYLNLLKVDGTLTLVGAPMEPLPVTSFSLLLGRRSFAGSAIGGIKETQEMLDFCAEHNITADIELIGVNEVNDAYERLLKGDIKYRFVIDMASL, encoded by the coding sequence ATGGAAGTAAAAAACATAAAAGCCTTTGGGACAGAGGCTGCGGATGCACCGTTGCAGACATTAGACATTCAGCGCAGAGCGGTATTGGCTCATGATGTAGAAATAGAGATTTTATATTGTGGAATTTGTCATTCGGATTTGCATTCCGCCAGAAACGAATGGCACGGGACGATTTACCCAATAGTTCCGGGGCATGAGATTGTGGGGAGGGTAACAAAAGTGGGAGGTCACGTAAAGAATTTCAAAGTGGGCGATTTGGCCGGAGTAGGCTGTATGGTTGATTCTTGTAGAGAATGTGAGCATTGCAAAGGCGATTTAGAGCAATTTTGTGATGCCGGCAGTACTTTAACTTTTAATTCTCCGGACACGCATTTAGGCGGACACACCTTTGGAGGGTATTCGCAAAGTATTGTAGTCGATGAGAATTATGTACTGCATATTTCTGATAAATTAGATCTTGCAGGTGTTGCACCATTGCTTTGTGCAGGTATCACAACCTATTCACCATTAAGACACTGGAATGTAGGTCCCGGGCAAAAAGTGGGGATTGTTGGTATTGGCGGTCTAGGGCATATGGGAATCAAATTGGCGAAAGCAATGGGGGCTCATGTGGTAGTTTTTACAACTTCATTGTCTAAAACCGAAGATGCAAAACGCCTAGGGGCAGATGAGGTAGTACTGTCGACGGATCCTGAGCAAATGGCCAAATACACTAAAAGTCTGAATTTTATTCTGGACTGTGTGTCGGCAGAACACAATATTGATGCCTATTTAAATCTGTTAAAAGTGGATGGAACGCTCACTTTGGTTGGTGCTCCAATGGAGCCTCTTCCGGTAACTTCGTTCAGTCTTTTATTGGGAAGAAGAAGTTTTGCGGGTTCTGCTATTGGCGGAATCAAAGAAACTCAGGAAATGCTTGATTTTTGTGCTGAACACAATATTACTGCCGATATTGAATTAATTGGCGTAAACGAAGTAAATGACGCCTATGAAAGGCTGTTAAAAGGAGATATTAAGTATCGTTTTGTAATTGATATGGCTTCTTTATAG
- a CDS encoding DUF6660 family protein — translation MKWITIILSIYLMALSNMPCADMEINSAAHKTAQFSSEANHTHDKDNDLCSPFCACNCCGAQVLSYQTFVSFDFPVTHSLISSPLPNYISVFASNFYGSIWQPPQIA, via the coding sequence GTGAAATGGATAACAATCATATTATCGATTTATTTAATGGCGCTTTCCAATATGCCTTGTGCAGATATGGAAATCAATAGTGCTGCTCACAAAACAGCTCAGTTTTCTTCTGAAGCCAATCACACACACGATAAAGACAATGATTTATGCTCGCCTTTCTGTGCGTGCAATTGTTGTGGAGCGCAGGTTTTAAGTTATCAGACTTTTGTAAGCTTTGATTTCCCTGTCACACATTCCCTTATTTCAAGTCCGTTACCCAATTACATTTCTGTTTTTGCTTCTAATTTCTACGGAAGTATTTGGCAGCCCCCACAAATAGCATAA
- a CDS encoding TetR/AcrR family transcriptional regulator, whose amino-acid sequence MSKAERTKQFIIEKTAPIFNMKGYSGTSMSDITEATGLTKGSIYGNFENKDEVALAAFKFNVKKLQDAFTREIDKQTTFKDKLLVYPRLYSNYYELRITQGGCPIINTATEADDTHPVLRKKVESIILAWKEKLVYFIEQGIAAGEFKGESINPEKTALTIIAIIEGAVMISKITGDLSNLSTIMLSLKKIIDDLE is encoded by the coding sequence ATGAGTAAAGCCGAAAGAACCAAGCAATTTATTATAGAGAAAACCGCTCCTATTTTCAATATGAAAGGGTACAGTGGAACTTCTATGAGTGATATTACCGAAGCGACAGGCCTTACAAAAGGAAGTATTTACGGTAACTTTGAAAACAAAGACGAAGTAGCCTTGGCGGCTTTTAAATTCAATGTAAAAAAGCTTCAGGATGCTTTTACGCGAGAAATCGACAAGCAAACTACGTTTAAAGACAAATTATTGGTTTATCCAAGACTCTACTCTAATTATTACGAGCTAAGAATCACTCAGGGTGGATGCCCTATTATCAACACTGCTACTGAAGCAGATGATACTCATCCGGTACTTAGAAAAAAAGTGGAAAGTATAATTCTTGCCTGGAAAGAAAAACTGGTTTATTTTATTGAGCAAGGCATCGCTGCGGGAGAATTTAAGGGGGAATCCATAAATCCGGAAAAAACCGCTCTAACCATCATCGCCATTATCGAGGGTGCCGTCATGATTTCTAAAATAACGGGCGACCTGTCTAATTTATCCACTATTATGCTTTCACTGAAAAAGATAATTGATGACTTAGAGTAA
- a CDS encoding cupin domain-containing protein — protein sequence MSTLYTSVIEEGKIPNTYMTGDVSYKKQTSAIHPDNTVIKEVSFEPGSRCNWHVNPTLQLFIATNGIGYFQEKGKAVRLLHKDEVVTILPGIEHWYGATPFSSFSHIAIITEIDKGTGIWLDSVTDEEYYSYGK from the coding sequence ATGTCAACACTTTATACTTCAGTTATTGAAGAGGGGAAAATCCCAAATACCTATATGACTGGTGATGTTTCGTATAAAAAGCAAACCAGTGCTATTCATCCTGATAATACGGTTATAAAAGAAGTTTCTTTTGAACCGGGTTCAAGATGTAATTGGCATGTTAATCCAACGCTGCAGTTGTTTATCGCTACAAACGGGATTGGCTATTTTCAGGAAAAAGGAAAAGCCGTCCGATTGCTTCATAAAGACGAAGTAGTTACGATTCTGCCCGGAATAGAACACTGGTATGGAGCCACCCCGTTCAGTTCGTTTTCGCACATCGCTATTATTACAGAAATTGATAAAGGAACCGGAATTTGGCTCGATAGCGTAACCGATGAAGAGTATTACAGTTACGGGAAGTGA
- a CDS encoding helix-turn-helix domain-containing protein — translation MKEQLEEQGSELGISDLKLKGFKVYEVNGDVSKIPTYNRRDFYKICINTSKSFIHYADRGIETDGTILFFGNPHIPYSWEIISPSYEGYACVFTEDFLKVKDRSESLHESPLFKIGGTPIFSLSADQKVFIDSLFQKMIQEQETDYVFKDDLIRNYINLILHESMKMQPSENFFKPRNASSRITSLFLELLERQFPIETKNEPLALKTPQDYAQSLAVHVNHLNRSVKEVTGKPTTAHISERIVGEAKALLQHTDWSISDIGYSLGFEYPSYFNNYFKRITGTIPKSLRV, via the coding sequence ATGAAAGAGCAATTAGAAGAACAGGGTTCAGAACTTGGAATTAGTGATTTAAAGCTGAAAGGCTTTAAGGTGTATGAAGTAAACGGTGACGTGAGTAAGATTCCAACGTATAACCGTAGGGATTTTTACAAAATTTGCATCAATACCAGTAAGAGTTTTATTCATTATGCCGACAGAGGGATCGAAACGGACGGAACTATACTATTTTTCGGAAATCCGCACATTCCGTATTCCTGGGAAATTATTTCACCCTCGTATGAAGGCTATGCCTGTGTTTTTACGGAGGACTTTCTAAAAGTAAAAGATCGTTCTGAAAGCCTTCATGAATCGCCTTTGTTTAAAATTGGCGGTACACCAATATTTTCTTTATCAGCTGATCAAAAGGTGTTTATCGATTCCTTATTTCAGAAAATGATACAGGAGCAGGAAACAGATTATGTTTTTAAAGATGACTTGATTCGTAATTATATCAACTTGATTTTGCACGAATCTATGAAAATGCAGCCTTCGGAGAATTTCTTTAAACCCAGAAATGCCTCGTCGCGAATTACCTCCTTGTTTTTGGAATTGTTGGAAAGACAGTTTCCCATAGAAACCAAAAATGAACCATTAGCGCTAAAAACACCTCAGGATTATGCGCAGAGTTTGGCTGTTCATGTGAATCATTTAAATCGTTCCGTTAAAGAAGTCACCGGAAAACCAACAACGGCGCATATTTCAGAAAGAATTGTTGGTGAAGCCAAAGCTTTGCTGCAGCATACGGATTGGAGTATTTCGGATATCGGATATTCGCTGGGATTTGAATATCCAAGTTATTTTAATAATTACTTTAAAAGGATTACAGGAACAATTCCAAAATCACTCAGAGTGTAA
- a CDS encoding ArsR/SmtB family transcription factor, translated as MESIEIFKALANKSRLQMLEWLKEPEINFPDQLQHSGFEHGVCVGQIQAKAGLTQSTVSEYLSILQRAGFIESKRVGQWTYYKRNEGAFEALSKLIQSNL; from the coding sequence ATGGAATCTATAGAAATCTTTAAAGCATTAGCCAACAAATCCAGATTACAAATGCTGGAATGGTTAAAAGAACCCGAAATCAACTTCCCGGATCAGCTCCAGCACTCGGGATTTGAGCATGGGGTTTGTGTGGGACAGATACAAGCCAAAGCAGGTCTTACCCAATCGACAGTCTCAGAATACCTGTCTATTTTACAACGCGCCGGATTTATCGAATCCAAACGTGTTGGACAATGGACTTATTATAAACGTAACGAAGGTGCCTTTGAAGCACTCAGTAAATTAATTCAATCTAATTTGTAA
- a CDS encoding DHA2 family efflux MFS transporter permease subunit gives MTPLNRKLLILTVILAAIMELIDISIVNVALSHMSGNLGATLEDTSWVITAYAIANVIIIPITSFLSANLGRRNYYIGSVILFTFCSFMCGHSSNIWMLVFFRFFQGIGGGALLSISQVVVFELFPKDKQSTAGAIFGAGIFIGPTIGPTLGGYITENYDWPWIFLINVPIGILVMISCYFLLQEPPVKPEITKVDWTGIALLAIGVGTLQTVLERGEVEDWFETRYIVVLTFIAVTTLLLFIYWELTIEKPVVNLRVLKSKSLSIAAVLTFVTGFGMFISIYISPVVAQRLLSFSPYQTGLLLLPGALFALLALKMCGTLLQKGVSPVLIIAAGFLLFIYFNWRMSGMTLNTSAAEVATSLIFRALGMALLTVPLTMLAVSSLEDKDVGQGAALNNMMRQLGGSFGVSIINTYVAHRFAAHRNELISTVTPDNTIAMDRINAYIRYFQSKGFAYNEAKFKALRLMENIVLRQSSLLSYRDAFFLVGLFFLITLPLLLFVMNKSKKRKTDLMLSDH, from the coding sequence ATGACACCATTAAACCGAAAACTACTTATTCTGACTGTCATATTAGCCGCCATTATGGAACTGATAGACATATCGATTGTAAATGTTGCACTTTCCCACATGAGCGGAAATCTGGGCGCTACGCTTGAAGATACCTCGTGGGTGATTACGGCATATGCCATTGCCAATGTGATTATAATCCCTATTACAAGCTTTCTAAGCGCCAATCTTGGGCGGCGTAATTATTATATTGGTTCTGTTATTTTGTTTACGTTCTGCTCTTTTATGTGCGGGCATTCGTCTAACATTTGGATGCTCGTTTTTTTCAGGTTCTTTCAGGGAATTGGAGGCGGTGCCTTGTTATCCATCTCACAAGTTGTGGTTTTCGAGCTTTTCCCAAAAGACAAACAATCTACAGCCGGAGCTATATTTGGAGCCGGAATCTTCATTGGCCCCACTATCGGCCCAACTTTGGGTGGTTATATTACCGAAAATTACGATTGGCCCTGGATATTCCTCATCAATGTTCCGATTGGAATTCTTGTCATGATTTCCTGTTACTTTCTACTACAGGAACCTCCTGTAAAACCTGAAATCACTAAGGTCGACTGGACCGGCATTGCTTTACTGGCCATAGGAGTTGGTACTTTGCAAACGGTTCTCGAAAGAGGCGAAGTCGAAGACTGGTTTGAAACCCGCTATATTGTTGTGCTTACCTTTATTGCCGTGACAACCCTGCTCCTGTTTATCTATTGGGAACTTACGATCGAAAAGCCTGTAGTAAATCTTCGGGTCCTCAAAAGTAAATCTTTAAGTATTGCTGCAGTCCTAACTTTTGTAACCGGATTTGGTATGTTTATTTCCATCTACATTAGTCCGGTTGTCGCACAGCGTTTATTAAGCTTCTCGCCTTATCAAACCGGATTGCTTTTGTTACCCGGAGCGCTGTTTGCATTATTGGCTTTAAAAATGTGCGGAACCTTACTGCAAAAAGGCGTCTCACCGGTACTGATTATCGCAGCCGGATTTCTTTTGTTTATTTATTTTAATTGGAGAATGTCCGGAATGACTTTAAACACCAGCGCTGCTGAAGTGGCAACTTCTCTGATTTTTCGTGCATTAGGAATGGCTCTGCTTACTGTTCCGCTTACCATGCTGGCCGTCTCCTCTTTAGAAGACAAAGATGTTGGTCAGGGCGCCGCTTTGAATAATATGATGCGGCAATTGGGCGGTTCTTTTGGCGTTTCGATTATCAATACTTATGTAGCTCATCGATTTGCAGCACACCGAAACGAGCTAATTTCGACTGTTACCCCAGACAACACCATCGCAATGGACCGGATAAATGCCTACATCAGGTATTTTCAAAGCAAAGGTTTTGCTTATAACGAAGCTAAGTTTAAAGCACTCCGACTTATGGAAAATATTGTTTTAAGACAATCTTCTTTATTAAGTTACAGAGATGCTTTTTTCCTTGTTGGATTGTTCTTTTTGATAACCTTACCCCTGCTTTTGTTTGTAATGAATAAATCCAAAAAAAGAAAAACCGATCTTATGCTCTCCGATCACTAA
- a CDS encoding efflux RND transporter permease subunit, whose product MLDKIIQFSIKNKFVILLLTLVLIAWGSYSIKQLPLDALPDVTNNQVQIITTAPTLASQEVEQLITYPLEQAVKTVPDIIELRSISRFGLSVVTVVFEDDVNIYWAREQIFQRLKQAEENIPAYAGSPELAPISTGLGEIYQYDVYAKKGYEDKYDAIKLRTIQDWIIIPQLQGIKGVADVSTWGGKLKQYEIAVNPNTLNSLGVTITEIFDALEKNNQNTGGAYIEKDQFAYFIRGVGMAKGTKDLGNVVVKNRNGSPVLVRDVAEVREGVALRYGASTKDGKGEIVSGMVLMLKGENSSAVVNRIHERMIQINKSLPEGVVAEAFIDRGKLVDSAIGTVSKNLLEGALIVIFVLILFLGNLRAGLIVASVIPLAMLFAVILMNAFGVSGNLMSLGAIDFGIIVDGAVIIVEATMHHLQQLKRKKALTQNEMDAEVYNSASKIRNSAAFGEIIILIVYLPILALVGTEGKMFKPMAMTVGFAVAGAFILSLTYVPMMSAMFLSKSTEHKENFSDRMMAWLEAVYTPFLKKALQFKKVVLGVSLGLFALGLVVFNSMGGEFIPTIEEGDLAINATIMTGSSLTQMVETTTKYEQILKAKFPEIKTIVTKIGSGEIPTDPMPIESGDLIIVLKDKKEWKGKYDNWEDLANAMKKEMEVIPGANIEISQPIQMRFNELMTGSRSDIAIKIFGDDLEILDAKATELISKIKSIEGIGDLKADKVTGLPQITVKYDYNKIALYGLNISDINQIIRSSFAGESAGKIYDESKRFDVVVRMNENNRADITDVSNLFIPLPNGQQVPLSQVATVEYEQGPVQVIRENGKRRITVGLNVRGRDIKSVVEEIQQRLDKDYKLPAGYYVTYGGQFENLIEATKRLSVALPIALGLILVLLYFTFKSFKQAGLIFTAIPLSAIGGVFALWMRGMPFSISAGIGFIALFGIAVLNGIVLISYFNQLKKEGVLDPLQRVLIGTKTRLRPVLMTAAVASLGFLPMALSTSGGAEVQKPLATVVIGGLVSATLLTLIVLPILYLLLEKKFKDKKDN is encoded by the coding sequence ATGTTAGATAAAATCATACAGTTTAGTATAAAGAATAAGTTCGTTATACTATTATTAACCCTTGTATTAATAGCCTGGGGAAGCTATTCGATCAAACAATTACCCTTAGATGCTTTGCCTGACGTAACCAACAATCAGGTGCAGATTATTACCACAGCACCTACTTTGGCCAGTCAGGAAGTCGAACAACTCATTACATATCCTTTAGAACAGGCTGTAAAAACAGTTCCGGATATCATAGAACTCCGCAGTATTTCACGTTTCGGATTATCAGTAGTTACGGTCGTTTTTGAGGACGATGTGAACATCTATTGGGCCAGAGAGCAAATATTTCAACGTCTTAAACAGGCCGAAGAGAATATCCCTGCTTATGCCGGTTCGCCTGAATTGGCTCCAATCAGTACCGGTTTAGGAGAAATCTATCAGTACGATGTCTATGCCAAAAAAGGCTATGAAGACAAATACGATGCTATAAAACTGCGTACCATTCAGGACTGGATCATTATCCCGCAATTGCAGGGTATCAAAGGTGTAGCCGATGTTAGTACCTGGGGAGGGAAACTAAAACAATATGAAATCGCCGTAAATCCAAATACACTGAACAGTTTGGGCGTTACGATTACAGAGATTTTTGATGCACTCGAAAAAAACAATCAAAATACAGGAGGTGCCTATATCGAAAAAGACCAGTTTGCGTACTTCATTCGGGGTGTTGGTATGGCGAAAGGAACCAAAGATTTAGGAAATGTAGTAGTGAAAAACCGAAATGGTTCGCCCGTTTTGGTTCGTGATGTAGCCGAAGTTCGCGAAGGTGTTGCCTTGCGTTACGGAGCTTCAACGAAAGACGGAAAAGGGGAAATTGTTTCCGGAATGGTTTTGATGTTAAAAGGAGAAAATTCCAGTGCGGTGGTCAACAGAATTCATGAAAGAATGATTCAGATCAATAAAAGCCTGCCCGAAGGAGTCGTTGCCGAGGCTTTTATCGATAGAGGGAAGTTGGTCGACAGTGCTATTGGAACCGTTTCTAAAAACTTATTAGAAGGGGCTTTGATCGTTATTTTTGTACTGATCTTATTTTTGGGGAATCTTCGTGCAGGCTTAATTGTAGCTTCGGTTATTCCACTGGCCATGCTTTTTGCTGTTATTTTAATGAATGCTTTTGGCGTAAGCGGAAATCTGATGAGCCTTGGGGCAATCGACTTTGGAATCATCGTGGACGGCGCTGTAATTATTGTCGAAGCCACCATGCACCACTTGCAGCAGCTCAAACGCAAGAAAGCGTTAACGCAAAACGAAATGGATGCTGAAGTGTACAATTCGGCTTCGAAAATCAGAAACAGTGCTGCTTTTGGGGAAATTATTATTCTGATCGTGTATCTGCCAATTCTTGCTTTAGTTGGAACCGAAGGCAAGATGTTTAAGCCGATGGCGATGACAGTAGGTTTTGCAGTTGCAGGAGCCTTTATTCTTTCTCTGACTTACGTACCGATGATGAGTGCGATGTTCTTGTCTAAAAGTACTGAACACAAAGAAAATTTCAGCGACAGAATGATGGCGTGGCTGGAAGCTGTTTATACACCGTTTTTGAAAAAAGCACTACAGTTTAAAAAGGTAGTTTTAGGTGTATCACTGGGTTTATTTGCCCTTGGTTTAGTTGTTTTCAATTCAATGGGAGGAGAGTTTATACCAACTATCGAAGAAGGCGATTTGGCTATAAATGCAACCATCATGACCGGAAGTTCGTTAACCCAGATGGTGGAAACTACTACAAAATACGAACAGATCTTAAAAGCTAAATTTCCCGAGATAAAAACCATCGTAACCAAAATTGGAAGCGGGGAAATTCCAACCGATCCGATGCCTATCGAAAGTGGTGATTTGATCATTGTTTTGAAAGATAAAAAAGAATGGAAAGGCAAATATGACAACTGGGAAGATTTAGCCAATGCCATGAAAAAAGAAATGGAAGTCATTCCAGGAGCCAATATCGAGATCTCTCAGCCTATTCAGATGCGATTTAACGAATTAATGACCGGAAGCCGAAGTGATATAGCTATTAAGATTTTTGGAGACGATCTGGAGATTCTGGACGCTAAAGCAACAGAGTTAATTTCGAAAATTAAAAGTATTGAAGGAATAGGCGATTTAAAAGCTGATAAAGTGACCGGCTTACCGCAAATTACGGTGAAATACGACTACAATAAAATCGCTTTATACGGATTGAATATTTCAGATATCAATCAAATTATACGTTCCTCTTTTGCGGGAGAAAGTGCCGGAAAAATCTATGATGAAAGCAAAAGGTTTGATGTCGTAGTGCGAATGAATGAAAACAATCGTGCCGATATTACAGACGTGAGCAATTTGTTTATTCCGTTGCCTAACGGACAGCAGGTACCGCTTTCGCAAGTGGCTACAGTCGAGTACGAACAAGGGCCGGTACAGGTAATCCGTGAAAACGGAAAACGCAGAATCACGGTTGGACTAAACGTTCGTGGCCGTGACATAAAAAGTGTGGTAGAGGAAATTCAGCAAAGACTGGATAAGGACTACAAACTTCCGGCAGGGTATTATGTAACCTACGGAGGTCAGTTTGAGAATTTAATCGAAGCAACCAAACGACTATCGGTAGCGCTTCCAATCGCTTTAGGATTGATATTGGTGTTACTGTATTTTACTTTTAAAAGCTTCAAGCAGGCGGGATTGATTTTTACAGCCATTCCATTATCAGCAATTGGGGGAGTTTTTGCACTCTGGATGCGTGGAATGCCGTTTAGTATTTCGGCGGGTATTGGTTTCATTGCTTTGTTTGGAATTGCGGTTTTAAACGGAATTGTATTGATTTCGTATTTCAATCAGCTCAAAAAAGAGGGAGTTCTCGATCCGTTGCAAAGAGTTTTAATCGGGACCAAAACCAGATTGCGTCCGGTTTTAATGACCGCAGCCGTAGCTTCGTTAGGATTCTTGCCAATGGCATTGTCAACAAGTGGTGGAGCAGAGGTACAAAAACCTTTGGCAACCGTTGTAATTGGAGGATTAGTTTCAGCAACTTTACTGACGTTAATCGTTTTACCAATTCTGTATTTATTGTTAGAGAAGAAGTTTAAGGATAAAAAAGATAATTAG
- a CDS encoding NADH:flavin oxidoreductase, with protein MSTNNLFSPFNLKTLNLKNRIVMAPMTRSFSPNGVPTDEVASYYQKRAEGEVGLILSEGTVIDRPSSSNDANVPHFYGNEALNGWKKVIEEVHTAGGQMGPQIWHMGIMDNHHSGWVPPVPFEGPSGLNRPDFSNGNTMSEKDVENTIIAFGKAAADAKRLGFDTIEIHGAHGYLIDQFFRAETNLRTDLYGGKTLPERSRFAIEVVKEIRRQVGNDFAVIMRFSQFKPSDYNYKLAQNPQELEAWLSPIVDAGVDILHCSQRRFWEPEFEESDLNFAGWAKKVTGTPTITVGSVGLSSDFFGAFAGESSEPTSLEELNRRFDRGDFDLVAVGRPLLSDPNWVAKIKAGHTDQLKGFSKEALGQLVLE; from the coding sequence ATGAGTACAAACAACCTGTTTTCGCCATTTAACTTAAAAACGTTAAATCTTAAAAACCGAATCGTAATGGCGCCTATGACGCGCTCCTTTTCTCCAAACGGAGTTCCAACTGACGAAGTAGCTTCTTACTACCAAAAAAGAGCTGAAGGTGAAGTTGGTTTAATATTATCAGAAGGAACTGTTATCGACAGACCTTCGTCGTCAAACGATGCCAATGTTCCTCATTTTTATGGCAATGAAGCCTTAAACGGATGGAAAAAAGTAATTGAAGAGGTTCATACCGCCGGAGGTCAAATGGGGCCGCAAATCTGGCATATGGGAATTATGGACAATCATCATTCAGGATGGGTTCCACCAGTGCCTTTTGAAGGACCGTCGGGTTTAAACCGACCTGATTTTAGTAATGGAAATACCATGTCAGAGAAAGACGTTGAAAATACTATTATCGCTTTTGGAAAAGCAGCGGCCGATGCTAAAAGACTAGGATTTGATACGATCGAAATTCACGGTGCGCACGGTTATCTAATTGACCAGTTCTTTAGAGCCGAAACCAATTTGCGTACGGATCTTTACGGTGGAAAAACATTACCGGAACGCAGCCGCTTTGCTATTGAAGTCGTAAAAGAAATCAGAAGACAAGTCGGTAACGATTTTGCTGTGATTATGAGATTTTCTCAGTTTAAGCCTTCTGATTACAACTATAAACTAGCCCAAAATCCACAGGAATTAGAAGCCTGGTTAAGCCCTATTGTTGATGCAGGAGTAGATATTTTACACTGCTCTCAACGTCGTTTCTGGGAGCCGGAATTTGAAGAATCTGACCTGAACTTTGCAGGCTGGGCTAAAAAAGTTACCGGAACGCCAACTATTACAGTAGGTTCTGTCGGACTTTCAAGCGATTTCTTTGGTGCTTTTGCAGGAGAAAGTTCTGAACCAACTTCTTTAGAGGAACTAAACAGACGTTTCGACAGAGGCGATTTTGATTTGGTTGCCGTGGGAAGACCTCTTTTATCTGATCCTAACTGGGTGGCCAAAATCAAAGCAGGACATACGGATCAATTAAAAGGTTTTAGCAAAGAAGCCTTAGGACAGTTGGTCTTAGAATAA